In Sedimentibacter sp. MB31-C6, one genomic interval encodes:
- a CDS encoding MATE family efflux transporter: MNNNLNLIEGNIRSTLVKLALPIMGTSFIQMAYSLTDIMWLGRLSTEAVVAAGTAGFFLWFGAALVMITQVGVGVNVAHCNGRNDLDSAKKYISNGFQLDLFIAILYSLFLFVFRQNIIRFFNLNDIDVIKMAVEYLSIISIGITFHFLNPIFSVILNSTGNSITPFKINTIGLITNIVIDPLFIFGLGPIPQLGVNGAAIATITSQFIVTIIFIIIGKANNTIYSHTNLLKKPDAKIMKSIMKLGVPPFLQTGLHAVISMIITKIIAGFGPVAVAVQSIGSQIESISWMTSEGFSSAISAFVGQNYGAKKFNRIKDGYFQGMQIVGGIGMFATLLLIFAAELLISLFVPNDPIAIKEGINYLRILGLSQFFMSIEIGTAGAFNGIGKTLPPTINGIILNLLRIPMAIILSSTLLGLSGVWWSISISSILKGIILFSWFNFVLKFHLPKQI; this comes from the coding sequence ATGAACAACAATTTAAATTTAATTGAAGGTAATATACGTAGTACTTTAGTAAAACTAGCTTTGCCAATTATGGGAACTTCATTTATACAAATGGCATATAGTTTAACAGATATAATGTGGCTTGGCAGACTAAGTACTGAAGCCGTAGTAGCAGCTGGTACAGCAGGCTTTTTTTTGTGGTTCGGAGCAGCTTTAGTTATGATTACTCAAGTAGGAGTAGGAGTTAATGTGGCTCATTGCAATGGACGAAATGATTTAGATAGTGCTAAAAAATATATATCTAATGGTTTTCAATTAGATTTATTTATAGCTATTTTATATTCCTTATTTTTATTTGTATTTAGACAAAATATAATAAGGTTTTTTAACTTAAATGATATAGATGTTATTAAAATGGCTGTAGAATATTTATCTATTATTTCTATAGGTATAACTTTTCATTTTTTAAATCCAATTTTCTCAGTAATTTTAAACAGTACCGGAAACAGTATTACTCCATTTAAAATAAATACAATAGGACTAATTACCAATATTGTAATTGACCCACTATTTATCTTTGGACTGGGACCAATACCTCAATTAGGAGTAAATGGTGCAGCTATTGCAACAATCACATCACAATTTATAGTAACAATAATATTTATTATAATAGGTAAAGCTAATAACACCATATACTCACATACTAATTTATTAAAAAAACCTGACGCAAAAATTATGAAAAGTATAATGAAACTTGGTGTACCACCATTTCTTCAAACAGGATTACATGCAGTTATCAGCATGATAATTACTAAAATAATTGCAGGCTTTGGACCAGTAGCAGTTGCAGTACAAAGCATAGGCTCTCAAATTGAATCCATTTCTTGGATGACTTCAGAAGGATTTTCTTCAGCCATATCAGCCTTTGTAGGACAAAACTATGGTGCTAAGAAATTTAATAGAATTAAGGATGGTTATTTTCAGGGAATGCAAATCGTAGGTGGAATAGGGATGTTTGCAACATTGTTATTAATATTTGCTGCTGAATTATTAATTTCCTTGTTTGTACCTAATGACCCTATAGCAATTAAAGAAGGTATAAATTATTTAAGAATTTTAGGTCTATCTCAATTTTTCATGAGTATTGAAATTGGAACTGCTGGAGCATTTAATGGAATAGGCAAAACACTACCACCAACAATAAACGGAATTATATTAAATTTATTAAGAATTCCAATGGCAATTATTCTTAGTTCTACATTATTAGGATTATCTGGAGTATGGTGGAGTATTAGTATTTCATCTATATTAAAGGGAATAATATTGTTTAGTTGGTTTAATTTTGTACTTAAATTTCATCTTCCAAAACAAATATAA